A window of Halobacillus naozhouensis genomic DNA:
AATTGTAGAGAAAATAAGAAATGAGGATATTGACTCTGAATGGAGTGTCAATGATTTATTAGACTTTCATAATGTAATAAAATACATGAGAGTTGAAAGGTTTTGCGATATTATCGTTCAACAGACAAATACTGATTTAACAACTTATAAAAAGAATATAAAACAGAAAATCGGTAAATTCTTAGGGAGTCATAAGGATGACTTCATTAATCAATATGATGAAATTGACCTCGAATTCGCAGATGACTTCTTAGAAATTATTGAAATTTATAATTTATATCAAAAAATTGAAGGGAAGAATTTCAAACAACTTCTTGAAAAGGAAAATGTGCATATTTTAGAGGTGCTAAAGTTCAAGAGATTGACTGAGTACTTTGATGAAACAGTAAAAGATTTGTTATTATCTGATTCTATGAATGCGGAGACTATTCTGTCAAAGTATCTAAACGAAGATGAATTATTTTTGCCACCTTCTTTAACAGCAGCAGATAAGTTAAGTTTGATTGATAGGTATATTGATTCGCCATTAGTTAATATCAATGTATTGAGAAGAATTATTCATTTTCCAAAGAATAAAAAGTTAAAGATACCTGATAAAATCAAATTGCATGCACAGAGAAAAGCTAAAGAAGAGGAAGAAAAAATCTTCAATGATGGAGTAGGTATTCAATCAGGAGTAAAGATTTCTTATCCGTATAACCAAGGTGATGCTATATTACTTTCTATGGAAGGTCGAACGGCAGACATTAAGGTAAGTCGAGATTGGATTGAAGAAAATCTAGATTTTCCAACACTTTGGAACAATTTTATTTATCTATTTGGATTTGTTGATGGAACGATGAGATTAGAATTTGATTCAAAAAAGAATGAAAGTAGTACGCTAGAGTCAGTATTAAGACCACAAGCAGAACACTTGTATTACCAATCTACCTCATTTAATTACAAAGAAATGTTGTCTGATGCTGAAATAAATAGTTATGTTAATGTGTTAAATGTCCTTGATATAAGATTGGAAGATATGATTGAATGGTTTTTTGGTGTATATCTTAATGACGAATTTCAAATATCCGATTTCATCGTTAAAATGCCTTCGAGCGAAGCCTCATTTTTCGAAAAATGTAGAACTATTCTTCCTGAGATAGATAGAATTCTTAAACAATATGATGCTTTAATTGAAGATGGGACGATAGACCAAGAATTAATTCAAATGTCATCTTCGAGTTTGAGATTTAAAGATGTTAAGTCGTTCAATAAAATGAAATATGTTTACTCCTCTAGTGATTGGTATAAAACCGCTTCATACTTATTGTTTTCTGACCAGAGTAGCATATTTTACCTACCCACTAAACAAGTGCAATATAAGAATTTCTTTAATTTAATGGTTTCTGAAGAATTAACCAGCGGTGATTTTCGAGAGCATCAATTGAGAAGAATGCAATGGTTATTTGATAAGAACTTAATTTGGGAAAATAATAGAGGCTATTTTGAGTTCGTTGACCATGGTGTCATATATGTTCTTAAAGAATTATATTATAAAGAAGTAATGAGTTTTTGGCATTATCCTGATGAAATAAAAGGATTAATTGAAGGATTAAGTGTCCAAAATCTTGTTAGTTTTGATAGAAGCTTGTTTTCAAGAAATGAACAAGACTATATTGATTATTATCTTAATAAATCAAAATTCACCAATGGTCATGATATTCGAAATAAATACTTACATGGGACAAACACTAATGATGAAGAACAGTATATAAGAGATTACTACTCAATTCTTAAGCTGTTCGTCGTAATAGTCATTAAAATAAATGATGACTTGTGTATAAAGAGTATGGATGACAATAAATGAAATGGCATTAGTGGAGTATGATTTAGTATTATTGTTTACTGTATTGGGTACAAGGATGCTTTATTGAAGGGGTTATCCATACAAAGGATAACTGAAATGAAACTTGACATTTTGGTAACATACAAGTACTTTAGTTGTAGGTATTCAATAATCGTATGGACAACTACACAATTAAGGTTGAATAATATTACTCAAAACACTAATATACCAACGTTTTATACGTGCATCGAACTAAGCACGACTCAAAATCGTGTTCCTTCAGGAGTGCCGGTTCGACCCCGGCCACCGGTATTAATTTATTCAGTGATAGGAAGGCTTCTACTCAAAGTAGAAGTCTTTTTTTGTGTTTTTATAACGCACGGTATTTCCTTTCTAAGTCGTGTACTCCATGTCGTACGCTCCATAGTTGAAAGGGGGTGTGAAAATGGGAAGACGAAGCAATTTCTTCTCTGCAAGTGAACTCTCAGCTCCTTGCATATGAAAGAGCTTGGCTTGAAGACTGTCACAATCAATACACGCTTGAGAGCGATACGCGAATATACCGAGAAACGCAAGGCTAATAAAAAGGCACCGAAGCGGTTCGTTTGTAGTATTTTCGAAAGGAACTAAGTGCAATGCCGTGATAGGGACGTATGAGGGGCGTCACGACAAATTAGGTTTAGTGTAGGTTTAGTAAATGAGGTTGCAGAATTCTACAGGCGATTACAAGCCGAGATCCCGATAAGATATGTAGGTGTCACAGTAATCTGAGCGAATTTAGTTAGAAGTAGTGGTTTAATAGGTGTATAGTTTAAGGAAGTAGTGGAGAGAGAAGAGGTTTTTCAGGTTTCGTTGAGCTTCTTCAACAATCTCAGAGTGGTTCCTCAAATCTTTGAGGATACATAAAGGTAACGATCATAATTTAGTGGTTTTAAACTGGAATAATTTACACCTTTCTGCGACTTTGTTACGATATTATTACAGTTATTAATGAGAATAAAGGGGGTATTGTGATAAAAATGACTTTCAAAAGAACTATGTGGACTCTTGGAATTATTGCTTTCCTGGTATTAGGTGTGTTTGTTTATCTAGTAGTCTCCGACATTATGACGAAAGAGGAAGTGGCAAGCGAATCCAACCAAACTGAGGAAGCGGAATCCGGGAAAGTTTCAACAGAGAAAATTGAAGAAACACAAGCAACAGTCGGGGAAGACAATAAAGATGTTGGTAAGTTTGTATCAAAGACCCATGATTTTTATAATGATACTACAGGTTATGGGGCCATTAATTCTTTGGATTGGAAGAAGCAGAGGGAAAAAGCAAGGACAATTCTTTCAGAGGTCAAATCGTTAAAAGCAAATGTTACCTCGGAGAGTCTTATAGTTGATTTGGAAGAGATTGAATCCTATGCATCAGCAGCTCTCGAAGAAAAAGATAAGGAAACGATCCGAAATCTTCATCGAATGTTTCACGATCTGGATATTGCGTTAAATTCTTATAGTGGAACCGACAAAGTTTGGGGGATTACCGAAACGTTGGAAAGCGCCCAATAAAGTTCTCTGCACATGGTATTTTTAACATAATTATAAAGAAAGCGAATTCATAATGTCTTGATTTGTCTAATTTTATCTTCCTTTGTCAAAAGCATTTACATAAACCATATAATCCTAGATAATAATGTCTGGTTGTGACAAAAACATATAGGAGATGTGGGGAATTGTTGAATGTAAGACAGGTAATAAAATGGTGTATCGATAAAAAGAGAATTGAAATGATGGAGCTTGGCATGGAAAAGGGACTTACCAACAAAGAAGTCATTAAATGCAGTCAGCAGCTGGATGAGCTGCTCAACGTATATAATAAGGTGATGGGTGAGAGTCAGCTTACCTCTTCTGTATAATTTCGTATAAGGGGATAACGTTGCAGACAGCTGATAATGATTAAACATAATTCAAGTATGAATGTACTTATAAATAATAGTTTCTGATCACAAGGTTTTCTGACGGTGCGTAGGTCTGGAAACCTTGTTTATTTTTTCATGTAGTTGAGTTCAGCACCGATAGACTGTAAGATTTCTTTCTTAAGTTCTCGCTTCTGTTCTAAAACTTCTCTGCTATAACCAGGGGCCAAATGGTTGATATACTTATTAAGATCCTCTAAGTCAGACTGTGCTTCTGTTTTTAATTCTTCAAGGTTGGTGATCCTCTTGTGTAATGGTTCGTTCCAATTTAACATGTAGCTCAGCTCCTGAAAAAATAAATATTTTGATCTAGTATATCCAGCTTTGCTGCTAGAATATACATTTCCGGCAGCTCACTTCTGAATAATAGATAAAAAAACGACCTGACACTCCATTGAGCGTTAGGTCGTTTTCTGGTCTTTTTCCTCAGCACCCATTTCTTTTCCTAAGAGTACGATCGATTGATTGATCCTCCATACATAGTATAGATGGTGGACGAGGTCACTTTCGCTTCCGTTATGGGCAGGCGCGTATTGTTCGATCTGTTTTCTCTCTTCATTCATATTATATGTGACTCCGCTTCGGTCTCCTGTCGACATCATGTGAGTTAAAGTCTCTATATTGTACTTGAATTTATTCTCCATTGACGTAAAGACGGCCTCGAACTCTTGCGGATAAGTAAAATGCTTTTGATAAGAAGAGGCTAGCAGATGTTTCGCGTAATAGTTGGTCGCTGTGAAAATGGTGATCCATCGCGGAAGTTCTCGATGTCTTAAGGCTCCCGGTCGTTGAAGAAGTGATTTAGATTCGTCTTTGATCGCTTGAACCTTCTCATCCATTTTAAAGGCAAGGTCCGCTAACTCCTTAATGTCCATAGGTTCATGAAAACTGCGAATGTACTGCGTAACGTATGAACTGAGTTCCTCAAGATAGTCATTAAAGGCTTCTGATACCTTTTCCATCGTTTTTTTGGGAAAAATCAAAGCCGCAATGGTTAGGGCAATGGCAGCTCCTGCAATGGTGTCAATCACGCGTGCGCCTAATAGAGTGAAGCTGATTCCGCCTAGTAATAGGTCATACATAAAAGCGATGAGCAATGTGATGAACATACTCATTAAGGTGTAAGATACAGCAA
This region includes:
- a CDS encoding aspartyl-phosphate phosphatase Spo0E family protein; the protein is MLNVRQVIKWCIDKKRIEMMELGMEKGLTNKEVIKCSQQLDELLNVYNKVMGESQLTSSV